From a single Elgaria multicarinata webbii isolate HBS135686 ecotype San Diego chromosome 18, rElgMul1.1.pri, whole genome shotgun sequence genomic region:
- the CFAP73 gene encoding LOW QUALITY PROTEIN: cilia- and flagella-associated protein 73 (The sequence of the model RefSeq protein was modified relative to this genomic sequence to represent the inferred CDS: inserted 1 base in 1 codon; deleted 2 bases in 1 codon), translating into MATERCAGRLHGNGGGAPGIGEALAAVLAFDRRREIWGEPERXMASDLEERVRAAFRDKLQLMKIPEKEGGFLPPACCLLEKRRELVQVEQALLAQKEEFQMKMEDLQRRRQELERKEGKLKEAILKFDKFLKENDAKKSRALRKAGEEQRQAAQRGAEAERLRQEIARLLMVKEALHQRLVAHKAFPTYLQKVLEKSEQFHEIPELISRFQALLATQAALVQRELAAREAVEEERACLQQFVEESSNQILQQNNLVAELQGQLEQNRTRVHELESSWVCIQNTAADKTLELGKIKLAALNLFQMVAKHRRLPADVPLEDTEAQLDAVQLCVVDLSDILADFRKGEPMPLPQPGLTTAPQSEPETS; encoded by the exons ATGGCAACAGAACGTTGTGCTGGCCGTCTCCACGGCAACGGA GGCGGGGCTCCCGGGATCGGAGAAGCCCTGGCAGCTGTGCTTGCCTTCGACCGGCGGAGGGAGATTTGGGGCGAGCCCGAGA CGATGGCTTCGGACCTGGAGGAGAGGGTGCGCGCGGCTTTCAGGGACAAGCTGCAGCTGAT GAAAATCCCTGAAAAAGAAGGTGGCTTTTTGCCTCCTGCTTGTTGCCTgttggagaaaaggagagaatTGGTTCAGGTGGAACAGGCTCTCCTAGCCCAGAAAGAG GAGTTTCAGATGAAGATGGAAGATTTGCAACGTCGTCGGCAGGAGCTAGAGCGCAAAGAAGGAAAGCTGAAAGAGGCCATCTTGAAGTTTGACAAGTTCCTGAAG GAAAACGACGCCAAGAAGAGCCGGGCGCTGCGCAAGGCCGGTGAGGAGCAGCGGCAAGCGGCCCAGAGAGGAGCGGAAGCTGAGCGCCTTCGCCAGGAAATTGCCCGGTTGCTGATGGTGAAAGAGGCATTGCATCAGCGCCTGGTGGCCCACAAGGCTTTCCCCACGTACCTGCAGAAGGTCCTGGAAAAGTCAGAGCAG TTTCATGAAATCCCGGAGCTGATCAGCCGGTTCCAGGCTCTGTTGGCCACGCAGGCCGCCTTGGTCCAGAGGGAGCTGGCTGCCCGCGAAGCCGTGGAGGAGGAACGCGCCTGCCTGCAGCAGTTCGTGgaggagagcagcaaccagatcTTGCAGCAGAACAACCTGGTGGCCGAACTGCAGGGCCAGCTGGAACAGAACCGGACCAGGGTGCATGAATTG GAGTCTAGCTGGGTCTGCATCCAGAACACAGCTGCCGACAAGACGCTGGAGCTTGGCAAGATCAAGCTGGCTGCTTTGAACCTCTTCCAGATGGTGGCCAAGCACAGGAGGCTGCCGGCCGACGTGCCGCTGGAGGACACGGAGGCCCAGCTTGATGCG GTCCAGCTCTGTGTTGTCGACTTAAGTGATATCCTTGCTGACTTCCGCAAAGGGGAGCCGATGCCACTTCCACAGCCGGGACTGACGACAGCGCCCCAGTCTGAGCCGGAGACCAGCTAA